In Chanodichthys erythropterus isolate Z2021 chromosome 20, ASM2448905v1, whole genome shotgun sequence, the genomic stretch gccttctgaaatgaagcgatgggtttttgtaagaaaaatatccatatttaaaactttataaagtaaaataactagcttccggcagatggCCGTACGCATCGGCAGAAGAGTGAACTCTGACCCGACGCATGACACAATGACGAACTCCCAGctctatttgtttgaactgAGAGGCGTCtaatgctgcgtcccaattcgcctacttatactacgttctaaaagtatgtactgtttttgtaaagaaaaagtacatacttttgagtgtgtagcagaagagtatgcaagctttgggacatattacctcgtcataactgcgtcattaacggacgttctgtcgcttagttacgcaacctgtaactgtttaaactacctgtcaatcatcttgtcacagttaaaatcctccacatttatttaaatttaatttcctaccgtttcggagatAAATGTAGTCacacgttgatctgccagtcatgggtctttcatgcaataACTCTCCTcgtctttgcataatgatgcatttattaaaattttggtCAAAATGAATGATCAAacgcatcgttataaaagttcacaatgctgttgcagatgaaatataatgtggataacatttaataaacatattttcgtcaggttagatactgattattaatcattcaagcccctttatcttaaccgctcTGCTTAACCGTCGGTCTCGCAcatccgtcatgtttgtagtttttttaacactttttactcgtatttgtagttctaatcgaatcttcctccacagcgcaatgtgttatgggcaatattagtggttagaagtgtgcacggatctgcacttcgaattttaaccggaaaaagtacaccatccgggtatctttggaatactcatttcaacatactacgatttgggacatactaattctttttccgaatactatttaggacggatagtatgcgaattgggacgcagcattagcttacaatactcctacatcctgcgtcatacatcgggtcaggggttactcatttggcgcaagtcgacttgcgcagtTTGCATATGGTCCTCTGGCGCAAGCtagttattttcatttataaagttttaaatatagaaattttcttacaaaaacccatcgctccgcttcagaaggcctttatttacaccctggagccgtatggatcatatttatgatggatggatgcattaaatttggCTTCAAAACACGCCCCCCGTTCACTACCACTATAAATCTTTGCTTTTGGCTGAAATAAGATATtcatatacacataggatggcttgagagtgcccaggtgaacaaaaaaaaagtacatttctataatatacttaaagtgctccaTTTTTGTGCATTAATTTTGTACttgatatactaaaaattcttctatagtacttcttaagaacaTCTTAAGTGTAATATGAActagatagtatattaaaagcactttagttcatatttcatgccgTCTCAAAATAgtacagttgagtacacttaagatgatcttaagaagtactaaagaagaatttttagtatattaagtacaaaaatagtgcacgaaaatagagcactttaagtatattatagaaatgtactttttttttttttcacctggatgagtaaatcatggaacatttttcatttttgtgtgaactctccctttaaaagcataattgcaatgtacatttaaaagagtctttattacaaaaatcacatttaattaatattgctgTTCATATTCCTATATAAATTAAAGTGTAAAATACCCCAaaatatttgaatttaaataatcTGGTAATGCTTTTCTGTCTGGATTTTAAGGTGTTTTTAAGGTGTTTATTGGTTCTTTTAACATTGaaattagaagaaaaaaaaataaaaacatgtccTTTCTGATTTGTTTTACccataaatacatttgtttaactAAGACAGCATTCATAAAGAAAACTAagcaaaaagtaaaacaaaacagTCGTTATATTGAAATCCAGTGTCCGTCTTTCTACAACTCAAATTTCTCCCTCTAATTTGGTCCCCTCTAGTCTGAGGTCTGCATCATTCCTGCCCACAGTGAAAAGGCTGATGACAGCAAGCAGAGCGGCGAGCATCATCCCCGCACAGCCAGCAAACATGTGTCTGGTGCCACTGCCAGCCTCGCCCGCACCGGCCCCCGACACTTCCCCGtgaagggccagcagccccagGCAAGCCAGGAGGTGAAGAGGCAAGCGAAACCAAGCCAGCACGGCAGCTCTGCGTTCCATGGGAACCACGCGGCCCTGAAGAAAACTTACGGCCGGGAAATAAAGCCCGCAGGCTAGTTCGAGCAGAAGGAAGGCGAGAAGAGATTCTCTCGGTCGGGGCTGGCCGGGCACAGTGGAGAACGTCAGCATAAAGAAGGAGAAGAAAGCTAGTAGAACGGCTAAGCAGAGCAGGTGACCCGGCTGGAGACGATACGGGGCCGACGTGGCAAGTCGGAAAAGCGTGGAGCCAGCCAAGCTGGCCGCCATCAGACTGGAAAAAATTATTCCTAGCGGTGGGCCGTGTGGGTCCAGTACAGGAGtccaaagaaaaacaaatatatagaGAACACTTTCAAAAAGTGCCTGAACGCCACCCAAAAGCATAACGCGGCGGTCTGACAGCAAGCAGCGCAGGCCGTCCACACAGCTACGCCAGAAACGGGCCCGTGTTGACATTTGTAACTTGGGGGCGTTTAGAGGGTTGAGAAGGGGGGCGTTCTTGTCTCCGTGTGCGCCCTCCTGTCCGTCCTCCTGACCCCATTCGGACAGCACAAACCAGGCACAGGCGCCAAGGCTTGGGATCGCCAAAAGAAACGGAGCGACCGGACCCAGTCCAAGCCATTCGGCAAACAAATTCGCCACCAGCCCGGCGCCTACTGCCAGTCCGTGATTCCAATTTGCAACTTTACCAAAGGTAACAGGGATCCATTCTTTGGGAAAATCATGGACGTCAACGTGACCGTGCAAATACCAGGCCTCAAAAGTGGTGGTTAGCAGAGAGGTGGACAGGCCTCCTAGAACACGTCCTAGTATGAGCACAAAATAGTCTTGTGACAGCTTGGTGATGCAGCAGATTGAATAGGTCAGGCAGAAGAGGAGACACGTCTGTCTTCGCCCAAGAAACTGTGGTAGCCAGCCGGCCACTGGGGCAAACAGCACGCAAGAAGCCAGACCAAATACATATAGGATGGCGATCTGAGATTCCAGGAAGTTGTAATGTCGGTACAGTTTATAAAGGTAAGGTCCCTGCAGCCAGTCTGCCCAGAGGGCCAGGAGATACGCCTTCAGAAAGAGCTTCTGAAAACGTTGGAAAGCCGGATTGGCGACGGCTGTCTGTGTGGCCTGGAATGAGGTGAGACGACGAGCTGCGATCTCTAAAGCCACGCACAGTCCCAACAAAACTATAAATGCCAGGTATGCTGTCACAAACATGATGGACAGATTTACAGGTGACTGGAGAAATCCTAAATAATCCTAGATCATCATTGTCCTACAGCTCTTGGTCCAGTGAAATGCATGGTTCATCTGCGGAAAGGGGAAAATGAGAAAATGAGTGCATAATAGACCATAAATGTCAAACAAATGTTAATAACAATTATTTAGTACCAAAAAACGTCttaccaaaaatgacattcttCATCATGCGACTTTCAAAACATATCACGCAACTGCTGGATAAACCCAATGGAGAAATCATCATGTCAGACTGACAGCTTGAGTTCTGAAATGAGCCACATGGTCACTATCAATACATTATAGGGTTgtttatgttatatgttatattttatatatatatatatatatatatattatatatatatatatatatatatatatatgtatatatatatatgtatatatatatatatatatatatatatatatatgtatgagagagagagagaaggagagagagagattcaaCTTGACTTGTTGTCTAAGATTTATACACATCCATAACTGTTTGGTTAAAAGCCTTAAATACACCTACCTTACTCCTAACATTATCCTGAAAGGTTTACAAAGTCTTCGCAGATTTTGGGAAATAAAATGCCTTTTCTATGCCATTATTTCCGATGATTTTACAGCATAAATGTCTGCAATATCCGTGTGTGTTTCCGGGTTACTCAAACGTAATGACGCAAAACACACAAAGGACGCCTGAGCGCTTagcttataaatattaattacgTATCACGGCGTTGACACGTAGGGCTCTCTGATTGGTTACAAAGCAACGATGACTTTACCAAAGCGGAATTAACGAATTCTTCTGT encodes the following:
- the mfsd5 gene encoding molybdate-anion transporter, yielding MFVTAYLAFIVLLGLCVALEIAARRLTSFQATQTAVANPAFQRFQKLFLKAYLLALWADWLQGPYLYKLYRHYNFLESQIAILYVFGLASCVLFAPVAGWLPQFLGRRQTCLLFCLTYSICCITKLSQDYFVLILGRVLGGLSTSLLTTTFEAWYLHGHVDVHDFPKEWIPVTFGKVANWNHGLAVGAGLVANLFAEWLGLGPVAPFLLAIPSLGACAWFVLSEWGQEDGQEGAHGDKNAPLLNPLNAPKLQMSTRARFWRSCVDGLRCLLSDRRVMLLGGVQALFESVLYIFVFLWTPVLDPHGPPLGIIFSSLMAASLAGSTLFRLATSAPYRLQPGHLLCLAVLLAFFSFFMLTFSTVPGQPRPRESLLAFLLLELACGLYFPAVSFLQGRVVPMERRAAVLAWFRLPLHLLACLGLLALHGEVSGAGAGEAGSGTRHMFAGCAGMMLAALLAVISLFTVGRNDADLRLEGTKLEGEI